Proteins from one Sphaeramia orbicularis chromosome 17, fSphaOr1.1, whole genome shotgun sequence genomic window:
- the LOC115436560 gene encoding arylsulfatase I-like isoform X1, producing MKPKHGHQTGQTAQETLTVKMRPPAVALTLLGVFFRLDGLSGQRSKPDHGHDGGRTKTHHTRQHQNQPHIIFILIDDQGFNDIGYHNPTIQSPTLDKLAAEGVKLENYYVQPICTPSRSQLMTGRYQIHTGLQHSIIRPSQPSCLPSHMDTLPQRLQQLGYSTHMVGKWHLGFYRKACLPTRKGFDSFFGSLTGSVDYYSYGSCDGPGVCGYDLHDDEGVAWGYEGKYSTTLFTQRARKVLEGHQPTERPLFLLLSLQAVHTPLQPPKSYIYPYRDMANVARRKFAAMVSTVDEAVRNVTYALRKYGYYKNSVIIYSTDNGAQPFTGGSNWPLRGRKGTYWEGGVRGVAFVHSPLLKRRRRVSTDLLHITDWFPTLVGLAGGNISQSPGLDGFDVWSTISEGKASPRKEILHNIDPLHKPPAPTTAWTSSTEGDAVIQPKGTVLKKTLKKKKKKKKKKILRLQPKQKSAFKVKTSNKPHGFSHHAPKTKPKPKLNLKPNTEASPQQKTSTSHRPRPKQNTHGDRNALASGTSQPKTPPQKRLGFKSKSKRTLPQSQNLSESDQTKPRPDQVQFRLKSKSRRTLTRYRNTTQAGTAPPRPRPTPPPSVWDTLVQAAIRVGDWKLLTGDPGHGDWVPPQVLTSLPGRWWNLERASYKSPKLKSVWLFNITADPYERQDLADQRPDVVRQLLDRLAYYNRTAVPVYFPPDDPRANPDHHRGAWVPWVDEDEDPEGKYHGVYKKRKYSKKKKKKTKGRLCKLQSFFLKLNTRMMSSRI from the exons GGCTTCAATGACATCGGCTACCACAACCCCACCATTCAAAGTCCCACTCTGGACAAACTGGCAGCAGAGGGGGTGAAGCTGGAGAACTACTACGTCCAGCCCATCTGTACTCCGTCACGCAGTCAGCTGATGACCGGCAG aTATCAGATCCACACAGGCCTGCAGCATTCCATCATCAGGCCCAGCCAACCCAGCTGTCTGCCCTCACACATGGACACACTGCCACAGCGGCTGCAGCAGCTGGGATACAGCACACACATGGTGGGCAAGTGGCACCTGGGATTCTACAG GAAAGCGTGTTTGCCCACCAGGAAGGGTTTTGACTCTTTCTTTGGTTCTTTGACAGGAAGTGTGGACTACTACAG ttacGGCTCATGTGACGGCCCAGGGGTCTGTGGTTATGACCTCCATGATGACGAGGGCGTGGCCTGGGGATACGAAGGGAAGTACTCCACCACCCTGTTCACCCAGAGAGCACGCAAAGTCCTGGAGGGACACCAGCCAACGGAGAGGCCCCTGTTCCTGCTGCTGTCCCTGCAG GCGGTCCACACTCCTCTACAGCCCCCCAAGTCTTACATCTACCCCTACCGAGACATGGCTAACGTCGCCAGGAGAAAATTTGCAGCCATGGTTTCCACAGTGGACGAGGCGGTGCGTAACGTCACCTACGCCCTGAGAAAGTACGGCTACTACAAGAACAGCGTCATCATCTACTCCACCGATAACGGAGCCCAGCCCTTCACAGGAGGAAGCAACTGGCCCCTCCGAGGCCGCAAG GGCACGTACTGGGAGGGCGGTGTGCGGGGCGTGGCCTTCGTTCACAGCCCTTTACTGAAGCGCAGGAGGAGGGTTTCCACAGACCTGCTGCACATCACAGACTGGTTTCCAACACTGGTGGGACTGGCCGGAGGAAACATCAGCCAG AGCCCAGGTCTGGACGGCTTTGACGTCTGGTCCACCATCAGCGAGGGCAAAGCGTCTCCACGAAAGGAAATCCTCCACAACATCGACCCTCTGCACAAACCACCTGCACCCACCACAGCCTGGACCAGCAGCACAGAGGGAGACGCcg TAATTCAACCAAAGGGCACCGTGTTGAAAAAGACactcaagaagaagaaaaagaagaagaagaagaaaattctGAGGCTGCAGCCCAAGCAGAAGTCCGCCTTCAAAGTCAAGACCTCCAACAAACCTCATGGATTTTCCCATCATGCCCCTAAAaccaaacccaaacccaaactGAACCTCAAACCCAACACCGAAGCATCTCCTCAGCAGAAGACCTCGACCAGTCACAGGCCCCGCCCCAAACAGAACACCCACGGCGACCGGAACGCGTTGGCGTCGGGAACATCTCAGCCCAAAACTCCACCTCAGAAACGACTGGGCTTTAAATCCAAATCTAAGAGAACTTTACCCCAAAGCCAGAACCTGTCAGAGTCTGATCAGACAAAACCCAGACCAGACCAAGTCCAGTTCAGACTCAAATCCAAGTCCAGACGGACCTTAACCCGGTACCGGAACACGACCCAGGCTGGGACGGCCCCGCCCAGACCGCGGCCCACGCCCCCCCCATCGGTGTGGGACACATTGGTCCAGGCCGCCATCAGGGTGGGAGACTGGAAACTGCTGACCGGAGACCCGGGTCACGGAGACTGGGTCCCCCCACAG GTCCTTACCTCTCTCCCCGGTCGTTGGTGGAACCTGGAACGTGCGTCCTACAAAAGCCCCAAACTCAAAAGCGTCTGGCTGTTCAACATCACCGCAGACCCGTACGAGCGGCAGGACCTGGCGGACCAGAGGCCCGACGTGGTCCGACAGCTGCTGGACCGGCTGGCCTACTACAACCGGACCGCCGTACCGGTCTACTTCCCCCCCGACGACCCCCGAGCCAACCCGGACCACCACAGAGGAGCCTGGGTGCCCTGGGTGGACGAGGACGAGGACCCCGAAGGGAAATACCACGGAGTGTACAAGAAAAGGAAGTacagcaagaagaagaagaagaagaccaaGGGCCGACTGTGCAAACTGCAGTCGTTCTTCCTGAAACTGAACACCAGGATGATGTCGAGCCGGATCTGA
- the LOC115436560 gene encoding arylsulfatase I-like isoform X2 → MKPKHGHQTVKMRPPAVALTLLGVFFRLDGLSGQRSKPDHGHDGGRTKTHHTRQHQNQPHIIFILIDDQGFNDIGYHNPTIQSPTLDKLAAEGVKLENYYVQPICTPSRSQLMTGRYQIHTGLQHSIIRPSQPSCLPSHMDTLPQRLQQLGYSTHMVGKWHLGFYRKACLPTRKGFDSFFGSLTGSVDYYSYGSCDGPGVCGYDLHDDEGVAWGYEGKYSTTLFTQRARKVLEGHQPTERPLFLLLSLQAVHTPLQPPKSYIYPYRDMANVARRKFAAMVSTVDEAVRNVTYALRKYGYYKNSVIIYSTDNGAQPFTGGSNWPLRGRKGTYWEGGVRGVAFVHSPLLKRRRRVSTDLLHITDWFPTLVGLAGGNISQSPGLDGFDVWSTISEGKASPRKEILHNIDPLHKPPAPTTAWTSSTEGDAVIQPKGTVLKKTLKKKKKKKKKKILRLQPKQKSAFKVKTSNKPHGFSHHAPKTKPKPKLNLKPNTEASPQQKTSTSHRPRPKQNTHGDRNALASGTSQPKTPPQKRLGFKSKSKRTLPQSQNLSESDQTKPRPDQVQFRLKSKSRRTLTRYRNTTQAGTAPPRPRPTPPPSVWDTLVQAAIRVGDWKLLTGDPGHGDWVPPQVLTSLPGRWWNLERASYKSPKLKSVWLFNITADPYERQDLADQRPDVVRQLLDRLAYYNRTAVPVYFPPDDPRANPDHHRGAWVPWVDEDEDPEGKYHGVYKKRKYSKKKKKKTKGRLCKLQSFFLKLNTRMMSSRI, encoded by the exons GGCTTCAATGACATCGGCTACCACAACCCCACCATTCAAAGTCCCACTCTGGACAAACTGGCAGCAGAGGGGGTGAAGCTGGAGAACTACTACGTCCAGCCCATCTGTACTCCGTCACGCAGTCAGCTGATGACCGGCAG aTATCAGATCCACACAGGCCTGCAGCATTCCATCATCAGGCCCAGCCAACCCAGCTGTCTGCCCTCACACATGGACACACTGCCACAGCGGCTGCAGCAGCTGGGATACAGCACACACATGGTGGGCAAGTGGCACCTGGGATTCTACAG GAAAGCGTGTTTGCCCACCAGGAAGGGTTTTGACTCTTTCTTTGGTTCTTTGACAGGAAGTGTGGACTACTACAG ttacGGCTCATGTGACGGCCCAGGGGTCTGTGGTTATGACCTCCATGATGACGAGGGCGTGGCCTGGGGATACGAAGGGAAGTACTCCACCACCCTGTTCACCCAGAGAGCACGCAAAGTCCTGGAGGGACACCAGCCAACGGAGAGGCCCCTGTTCCTGCTGCTGTCCCTGCAG GCGGTCCACACTCCTCTACAGCCCCCCAAGTCTTACATCTACCCCTACCGAGACATGGCTAACGTCGCCAGGAGAAAATTTGCAGCCATGGTTTCCACAGTGGACGAGGCGGTGCGTAACGTCACCTACGCCCTGAGAAAGTACGGCTACTACAAGAACAGCGTCATCATCTACTCCACCGATAACGGAGCCCAGCCCTTCACAGGAGGAAGCAACTGGCCCCTCCGAGGCCGCAAG GGCACGTACTGGGAGGGCGGTGTGCGGGGCGTGGCCTTCGTTCACAGCCCTTTACTGAAGCGCAGGAGGAGGGTTTCCACAGACCTGCTGCACATCACAGACTGGTTTCCAACACTGGTGGGACTGGCCGGAGGAAACATCAGCCAG AGCCCAGGTCTGGACGGCTTTGACGTCTGGTCCACCATCAGCGAGGGCAAAGCGTCTCCACGAAAGGAAATCCTCCACAACATCGACCCTCTGCACAAACCACCTGCACCCACCACAGCCTGGACCAGCAGCACAGAGGGAGACGCcg TAATTCAACCAAAGGGCACCGTGTTGAAAAAGACactcaagaagaagaaaaagaagaagaagaagaaaattctGAGGCTGCAGCCCAAGCAGAAGTCCGCCTTCAAAGTCAAGACCTCCAACAAACCTCATGGATTTTCCCATCATGCCCCTAAAaccaaacccaaacccaaactGAACCTCAAACCCAACACCGAAGCATCTCCTCAGCAGAAGACCTCGACCAGTCACAGGCCCCGCCCCAAACAGAACACCCACGGCGACCGGAACGCGTTGGCGTCGGGAACATCTCAGCCCAAAACTCCACCTCAGAAACGACTGGGCTTTAAATCCAAATCTAAGAGAACTTTACCCCAAAGCCAGAACCTGTCAGAGTCTGATCAGACAAAACCCAGACCAGACCAAGTCCAGTTCAGACTCAAATCCAAGTCCAGACGGACCTTAACCCGGTACCGGAACACGACCCAGGCTGGGACGGCCCCGCCCAGACCGCGGCCCACGCCCCCCCCATCGGTGTGGGACACATTGGTCCAGGCCGCCATCAGGGTGGGAGACTGGAAACTGCTGACCGGAGACCCGGGTCACGGAGACTGGGTCCCCCCACAG GTCCTTACCTCTCTCCCCGGTCGTTGGTGGAACCTGGAACGTGCGTCCTACAAAAGCCCCAAACTCAAAAGCGTCTGGCTGTTCAACATCACCGCAGACCCGTACGAGCGGCAGGACCTGGCGGACCAGAGGCCCGACGTGGTCCGACAGCTGCTGGACCGGCTGGCCTACTACAACCGGACCGCCGTACCGGTCTACTTCCCCCCCGACGACCCCCGAGCCAACCCGGACCACCACAGAGGAGCCTGGGTGCCCTGGGTGGACGAGGACGAGGACCCCGAAGGGAAATACCACGGAGTGTACAAGAAAAGGAAGTacagcaagaagaagaagaagaagaccaaGGGCCGACTGTGCAAACTGCAGTCGTTCTTCCTGAAACTGAACACCAGGATGATGTCGAGCCGGATCTGA
- the LOC115436560 gene encoding arylsulfatase I-like isoform X3: protein MRPPAVALTLLGVFFRLDGLSGQRSKPDHGHDGGRTKTHHTRQHQNQPHIIFILIDDQGFNDIGYHNPTIQSPTLDKLAAEGVKLENYYVQPICTPSRSQLMTGRYQIHTGLQHSIIRPSQPSCLPSHMDTLPQRLQQLGYSTHMVGKWHLGFYRKACLPTRKGFDSFFGSLTGSVDYYSYGSCDGPGVCGYDLHDDEGVAWGYEGKYSTTLFTQRARKVLEGHQPTERPLFLLLSLQAVHTPLQPPKSYIYPYRDMANVARRKFAAMVSTVDEAVRNVTYALRKYGYYKNSVIIYSTDNGAQPFTGGSNWPLRGRKGTYWEGGVRGVAFVHSPLLKRRRRVSTDLLHITDWFPTLVGLAGGNISQSPGLDGFDVWSTISEGKASPRKEILHNIDPLHKPPAPTTAWTSSTEGDAVIQPKGTVLKKTLKKKKKKKKKKILRLQPKQKSAFKVKTSNKPHGFSHHAPKTKPKPKLNLKPNTEASPQQKTSTSHRPRPKQNTHGDRNALASGTSQPKTPPQKRLGFKSKSKRTLPQSQNLSESDQTKPRPDQVQFRLKSKSRRTLTRYRNTTQAGTAPPRPRPTPPPSVWDTLVQAAIRVGDWKLLTGDPGHGDWVPPQVLTSLPGRWWNLERASYKSPKLKSVWLFNITADPYERQDLADQRPDVVRQLLDRLAYYNRTAVPVYFPPDDPRANPDHHRGAWVPWVDEDEDPEGKYHGVYKKRKYSKKKKKKTKGRLCKLQSFFLKLNTRMMSSRI from the exons GGCTTCAATGACATCGGCTACCACAACCCCACCATTCAAAGTCCCACTCTGGACAAACTGGCAGCAGAGGGGGTGAAGCTGGAGAACTACTACGTCCAGCCCATCTGTACTCCGTCACGCAGTCAGCTGATGACCGGCAG aTATCAGATCCACACAGGCCTGCAGCATTCCATCATCAGGCCCAGCCAACCCAGCTGTCTGCCCTCACACATGGACACACTGCCACAGCGGCTGCAGCAGCTGGGATACAGCACACACATGGTGGGCAAGTGGCACCTGGGATTCTACAG GAAAGCGTGTTTGCCCACCAGGAAGGGTTTTGACTCTTTCTTTGGTTCTTTGACAGGAAGTGTGGACTACTACAG ttacGGCTCATGTGACGGCCCAGGGGTCTGTGGTTATGACCTCCATGATGACGAGGGCGTGGCCTGGGGATACGAAGGGAAGTACTCCACCACCCTGTTCACCCAGAGAGCACGCAAAGTCCTGGAGGGACACCAGCCAACGGAGAGGCCCCTGTTCCTGCTGCTGTCCCTGCAG GCGGTCCACACTCCTCTACAGCCCCCCAAGTCTTACATCTACCCCTACCGAGACATGGCTAACGTCGCCAGGAGAAAATTTGCAGCCATGGTTTCCACAGTGGACGAGGCGGTGCGTAACGTCACCTACGCCCTGAGAAAGTACGGCTACTACAAGAACAGCGTCATCATCTACTCCACCGATAACGGAGCCCAGCCCTTCACAGGAGGAAGCAACTGGCCCCTCCGAGGCCGCAAG GGCACGTACTGGGAGGGCGGTGTGCGGGGCGTGGCCTTCGTTCACAGCCCTTTACTGAAGCGCAGGAGGAGGGTTTCCACAGACCTGCTGCACATCACAGACTGGTTTCCAACACTGGTGGGACTGGCCGGAGGAAACATCAGCCAG AGCCCAGGTCTGGACGGCTTTGACGTCTGGTCCACCATCAGCGAGGGCAAAGCGTCTCCACGAAAGGAAATCCTCCACAACATCGACCCTCTGCACAAACCACCTGCACCCACCACAGCCTGGACCAGCAGCACAGAGGGAGACGCcg TAATTCAACCAAAGGGCACCGTGTTGAAAAAGACactcaagaagaagaaaaagaagaagaagaagaaaattctGAGGCTGCAGCCCAAGCAGAAGTCCGCCTTCAAAGTCAAGACCTCCAACAAACCTCATGGATTTTCCCATCATGCCCCTAAAaccaaacccaaacccaaactGAACCTCAAACCCAACACCGAAGCATCTCCTCAGCAGAAGACCTCGACCAGTCACAGGCCCCGCCCCAAACAGAACACCCACGGCGACCGGAACGCGTTGGCGTCGGGAACATCTCAGCCCAAAACTCCACCTCAGAAACGACTGGGCTTTAAATCCAAATCTAAGAGAACTTTACCCCAAAGCCAGAACCTGTCAGAGTCTGATCAGACAAAACCCAGACCAGACCAAGTCCAGTTCAGACTCAAATCCAAGTCCAGACGGACCTTAACCCGGTACCGGAACACGACCCAGGCTGGGACGGCCCCGCCCAGACCGCGGCCCACGCCCCCCCCATCGGTGTGGGACACATTGGTCCAGGCCGCCATCAGGGTGGGAGACTGGAAACTGCTGACCGGAGACCCGGGTCACGGAGACTGGGTCCCCCCACAG GTCCTTACCTCTCTCCCCGGTCGTTGGTGGAACCTGGAACGTGCGTCCTACAAAAGCCCCAAACTCAAAAGCGTCTGGCTGTTCAACATCACCGCAGACCCGTACGAGCGGCAGGACCTGGCGGACCAGAGGCCCGACGTGGTCCGACAGCTGCTGGACCGGCTGGCCTACTACAACCGGACCGCCGTACCGGTCTACTTCCCCCCCGACGACCCCCGAGCCAACCCGGACCACCACAGAGGAGCCTGGGTGCCCTGGGTGGACGAGGACGAGGACCCCGAAGGGAAATACCACGGAGTGTACAAGAAAAGGAAGTacagcaagaagaagaagaagaagaccaaGGGCCGACTGTGCAAACTGCAGTCGTTCTTCCTGAAACTGAACACCAGGATGATGTCGAGCCGGATCTGA